One Syntrophales bacterium DNA segment encodes these proteins:
- the rfbH gene encoding lipopolysaccharide biosynthesis protein RfbH, translated as MRDVTRTEIREEIGDLVAELYAAGRAGEPFVPGETPVHYAGRMFDEREIQAAVAASLDFWLTEGAHAQRFQQDLAEKLGVRETVLVNSGSSANLLAVTALTSPLLKDRRLKPGDEIITAAAGFPTTVNPILQNGLVPVFIDSSTPTYNPRADDIAAAVGPRTRAVFLAHTLGNPIDADAVLEIVRRHDLFLIEDCCDALGSTYRGRQAGTFGILSTFSFYAAHHITLGEGGAVACSDPLLLRILRSLKDWGRDCHCGPGQNNACGRRFTGRHGDLPEGYDHKYVYSHLGYNLKATDIQAAIGVEQLKKLDRFCAARRENYRSWMERFRPLEDRFLLPEATPGSDPAWFAFPLTVREGAGFTRRQITDYLNEKRVETRNLFGGNLLRQPAYLDIPRRVAGELAGADRIMNDAFFIGTYPGIGEAQIDYTMDVLRRFLEREV; from the coding sequence ATGCGTGATGTGACACGAACCGAGATTCGCGAGGAGATCGGGGACCTGGTTGCGGAGCTGTACGCCGCCGGTCGCGCCGGGGAGCCTTTCGTTCCGGGAGAGACCCCCGTCCATTATGCCGGGCGCATGTTCGACGAGCGCGAGATCCAGGCAGCCGTTGCGGCATCCCTCGATTTCTGGCTCACCGAAGGCGCCCATGCACAGCGGTTTCAGCAAGACCTGGCGGAGAAGCTGGGTGTCCGGGAGACCGTTCTCGTGAATTCGGGCTCTTCGGCGAACCTCCTGGCCGTCACGGCCCTGACGTCGCCGCTCCTGAAAGACCGCCGCCTGAAGCCGGGAGACGAGATCATTACCGCGGCCGCGGGCTTTCCCACCACCGTGAATCCGATTCTCCAGAACGGTCTCGTGCCGGTCTTCATCGACTCTTCCACCCCGACCTACAATCCGCGGGCGGACGACATCGCCGCCGCCGTCGGCCCCCGGACGAGGGCCGTCTTCCTGGCCCATACCCTGGGAAATCCCATCGACGCCGACGCTGTCCTGGAGATCGTCCGGAGGCACGATCTGTTCCTCATCGAGGACTGCTGCGACGCCCTGGGGTCCACGTACCGGGGCCGGCAGGCCGGGACGTTCGGGATTCTCTCCACGTTCAGCTTCTACGCCGCCCACCACATCACATTGGGCGAGGGGGGAGCCGTGGCCTGCTCGGATCCGCTTCTGCTCCGGATACTCCGCTCCCTGAAGGACTGGGGCCGCGACTGCCACTGCGGTCCCGGCCAGAACAACGCCTGTGGACGGCGCTTCACCGGTCGGCACGGCGACCTGCCGGAGGGGTACGACCACAAGTACGTCTACTCCCACCTGGGCTACAACCTGAAAGCCACGGACATCCAGGCCGCCATCGGCGTGGAGCAGCTGAAGAAGCTGGACCGGTTCTGCGCCGCCAGGCGGGAGAACTACCGATCCTGGATGGAGCGATTCCGTCCCCTGGAGGACCGTTTCCTTCTCCCCGAGGCAACCCCGGGCAGCGATCCCGCCTGGTTCGCCTTCCCCCTGACGGTTCGAGAGGGGGCGGGCTTCACCCGGCGGCAGATCACGGATTATCTGAACGAAAAACGGGTCGAGACGAGGAATCTCTTCGGGGGGAACCTGCTCCGCCAGCCGGCCTACCTGGACATCCCCCGCCGCGTCGCCGGGGAGTTGGCAGGGGCGGACCGGATCATGAACGACGCCTTCTTCATCGGCACCTATCCTGGGATCGGGGAGGCCCAGATCGATTACACCATGGACGTCCTCCGGCGGTTCCTGGAAAGGGAGGTGTGA
- the rfbG gene encoding CDP-glucose 4,6-dehydratase, with the protein MNPFDDFYRGRRVLVTGHTGFKGSWLALWLRKLGAEVTGFALPPATEPSHFAILDLEKRIRHREGDIRDLEAVRNAFREAEPEVVFHLAAQAIVRTSYDHPKETFDVNVGGTVNVLEAIRSAPSVRAAVVVTSDKCYENREWVWGYREEDPLGGHDPYSASKGAAEIVCGAYGRSYFNPAGRGPHPGFATARAGNVIGGGDWAADRLIPDCVRALAAGKAVVIRNPGATRPWQHVLEPLSGYLLLARRLAEDSVRFSGAWNFGPTDGSAMPVRELAARFVARWPEGRLRVGRQGGNAPHEAHALALCTDKARKILGWWPVLSAGEAVDWTAAWYRAWQEGKENLRTLSLCQIRRYEKSST; encoded by the coding sequence ATGAACCCGTTTGACGACTTCTATCGCGGCCGCCGGGTCCTGGTGACGGGCCATACGGGCTTCAAGGGCTCCTGGCTCGCGCTGTGGCTCCGGAAGCTCGGGGCCGAGGTCACCGGCTTCGCCCTGCCGCCGGCGACGGAGCCCTCCCACTTTGCCATCCTGGACCTGGAGAAGCGGATCCGCCACCGGGAGGGAGACATCCGCGATCTCGAAGCCGTGCGGAACGCCTTCCGGGAGGCGGAGCCGGAAGTCGTCTTCCACCTGGCGGCCCAGGCCATCGTCCGGACTTCCTACGACCATCCCAAGGAGACCTTCGACGTCAACGTCGGGGGCACCGTCAACGTCCTGGAGGCCATAAGAAGCGCGCCCTCCGTCCGTGCCGCCGTCGTCGTGACGTCCGACAAGTGCTACGAGAACCGCGAATGGGTCTGGGGCTACCGGGAAGAGGACCCCCTGGGCGGCCATGACCCCTACAGTGCCAGCAAGGGCGCCGCGGAGATCGTCTGCGGGGCCTACGGTCGATCGTATTTCAATCCCGCCGGCCGCGGACCGCACCCGGGATTCGCCACGGCTCGGGCCGGGAATGTCATCGGGGGAGGGGACTGGGCAGCGGACCGCCTCATCCCGGACTGTGTCCGGGCCCTTGCGGCGGGAAAGGCCGTCGTCATCCGGAATCCCGGGGCCACCCGCCCCTGGCAGCACGTCCTGGAGCCGCTCTCGGGATACCTTCTGCTGGCTCGGCGCCTGGCGGAAGACTCCGTTCGCTTCTCCGGCGCCTGGAACTTCGGACCCACCGACGGCTCGGCCATGCCGGTCCGCGAACTGGCGGCCCGCTTCGTTGCCCGTTGGCCGGAGGGCAGGCTCCGGGTGGGAAGGCAGGGAGGGAACGCGCCTCACGAGGCCCACGCGCTGGCCCTCTGCACCGACAAGGCGCGGAAGATTCTCGGCTGGTGGCCCGTCCTCTCCGCCGGGGAG